In Defluviitalea raffinosedens, the following proteins share a genomic window:
- a CDS encoding glycoside hydrolase family 32 protein: MTVNEANQYIQINKEKVINRYRHNYHVMAPIGWINDPNGFSLFKDEYHLFYQYYPYDSEWGPMHWGHAKSKDFIKWETLPVALAPDQPYDVGGCFSGSAMQIGEELYLMYTGHTDPDKENPEAVREVQCLAKSTDGIAFEKCSKNPVISSDEVPGHARIQDFRDPKIWEKDGKYYVVIGSKRKDYKGQILFYTSEDLENWKYLNRFTLEEDFGTVWECPDLFMLDCRDVLIMSPQLLPEGKYGSQNIYACIAAIGNFDYSTGDYHVEHYQQLDSGFDFYAPQTVKAKDGRRIMIGWMNMWERESPLKDLGHYWRGSMTLPRELFIKSNKVYQQPVKEIQNYRKNEEIFYGLNINEEHSLEHIKLQSHELYIELDNMENKVLDIDLFKNGDESLKLTVDGIKKEVRLDRSNIGYSIESKNKPKDYIRKQSIDSMKEGIKLNIFVDVSSVEIFINDGEYVMTSLVYPKNEGHIAFRSCDLVTIKKFIKWDICV; this comes from the coding sequence GTGACAGTAAATGAAGCTAATCAATATATCCAAATAAACAAAGAAAAAGTTATCAATAGGTATCGACATAATTACCATGTTATGGCGCCTATTGGATGGATTAACGATCCTAATGGTTTTTCCCTTTTTAAAGATGAATATCATTTGTTTTATCAATATTATCCCTATGACAGTGAATGGGGCCCAATGCATTGGGGGCATGCTAAGTCGAAAGACTTCATTAAGTGGGAGACGTTACCTGTAGCCCTTGCTCCTGATCAACCCTATGATGTAGGAGGATGTTTTTCAGGCAGCGCTATGCAAATTGGTGAAGAACTTTATCTGATGTATACAGGACATACAGATCCGGATAAAGAAAATCCTGAAGCTGTAAGAGAGGTGCAGTGCCTGGCAAAAAGTACGGATGGAATTGCTTTTGAAAAATGCAGCAAAAATCCTGTTATTTCTTCAGATGAAGTGCCTGGTCATGCACGCATTCAGGATTTCAGAGATCCCAAGATATGGGAGAAAGACGGAAAGTATTATGTCGTTATTGGCTCTAAAAGAAAGGATTATAAGGGACAAATCTTATTTTATACTTCTGAAGACTTGGAAAATTGGAAGTACTTAAATCGTTTTACTTTGGAAGAGGATTTTGGCACTGTTTGGGAATGTCCAGATTTGTTTATGCTGGATTGCCGTGATGTACTGATTATGTCTCCACAATTACTTCCTGAAGGGAAATATGGCAGTCAAAATATTTATGCTTGTATTGCGGCCATAGGAAATTTTGATTACTCAACAGGGGATTATCATGTTGAGCATTATCAACAGCTCGATTCTGGTTTCGATTTTTATGCCCCCCAGACAGTAAAAGCAAAAGATGGACGAAGGATTATGATTGGCTGGATGAATATGTGGGAGCGAGAATCCCCTCTTAAAGACTTAGGGCATTATTGGAGAGGTTCAATGACCTTGCCAAGAGAGCTGTTCATTAAAAGCAATAAAGTCTATCAGCAACCGGTAAAAGAAATCCAAAATTACCGAAAAAATGAAGAAATCTTTTATGGATTGAATATCAATGAAGAACATTCATTAGAACATATCAAACTTCAAAGTCATGAATTATATATCGAATTAGACAATATGGAAAATAAAGTACTTGATATCGATTTGTTTAAAAATGGAGATGAATCCTTAAAATTGACTGTGGACGGAATCAAGAAAGAAGTCAGACTGGATCGCAGCAATATTGGATACTCCATTGAAAGCAAAAATAAACCAAAAGATTATATTCGCAAGCAGTCTATTGATTCGATGAAAGAAGGAATTAAGTTAAATATTTTTGTGGATGTTTCTTCTGTAGAAATTTTTATAAATGACGGGGAATATGTAATGACAAGTCTGGTCTACCCTAAAAACGAAGGACATATCGCTTTCCGATCCTGTGATTTGGTAACGATTAAAAAATTTATAAAGTGGGATATATGTGTTTAA